The proteins below are encoded in one region of Sideroxydans lithotrophicus ES-1:
- a CDS encoding bifunctional diguanylate cyclase/phosphodiesterase, with protein sequence MIAPIRVRKIAMLVTLLSLVATGFYWWQLSKAGDQLRSETLAQAELRARQLNDSVAQQVAILIRYVDFAAQELGETYIDGKLSEFRKQVDEVEERFPEQSLLQIAVIDAQGYLAYSNLGMKERVYLGDREHFKAHLGSDKTQLFVSAPVLGRVSRQWSIQFTRPLLRHGRFAGVIVLSLSPEYLHKTLRELSLGREDSIAIFRQSGEYLARNVDNEIALGKAVGPRPFLGPDAPSGGLFKSKAYFDNVVRLFQWRRLSDAPVVVVLGLSETALLKPVDAIIHKNRWQAGIATALLWLLTLGAILLLQRLSSQQKLIVRHAQRLQATSNDLQESEKRLRTIFETEPECIKVVDRNGELVEMNQAGLAMLEAATLEEARQKKLIDYVAPEDQAAFLALHRRVMNGESAVLEFKITGLKGTLHHLETHATPMPDANGNISLLLGITRDVTASMHAKQQLRIAATAFESQEGMLVTDAVGAILRVNQAFTRITGYTADEVIGKNPRILNSGRHDAYFYKEMWERIKRTGEWEGEIWNRRKNGDVYPEHLTITAVKDAGGNVVNYVATLMDITASKASEEEIRNLAFFDPLTRLPNRRLLQDRLQQALASCGRSGKSGAILFIDLDNFKNLNDTLGHDIGDLLLEKVAIRLSSCVREGDTVARIGGDEFVVMLEDLSDNILDAAEQTESVGSKILASLNVPYQLGIHTYDNSPSIGATLFNDNHNSIDELLKQADIAMYQAKKAGRNTMRFFDPRMQQSLSARLALELELRKAIEKDQFQLYYQIQVDETHRPLGAEALLRWMHPEHGLMAPAEFIPMAEETGLIVPIGWWVLETACTQLKAWEKDPLTRNLVLSINVSAKQFHQPDFVDQVQAAVDHYGIDPALLKLELTESILLENVDTTIKRMSALKKTGVGFSLDDFGTGYSSLQYLKRLPLDQLKIDQSFMQEITSDSSDMAIVSTIIAMAQSMQMGVIAEGVETEEQRQLLLRKGCNHFQGYLFSKPVPVEQFEKLLHRG encoded by the coding sequence ATGATCGCCCCGATACGTGTCAGAAAGATCGCAATGCTGGTTACCCTGTTGTCGCTGGTGGCCACAGGATTCTATTGGTGGCAATTATCCAAGGCAGGCGACCAGCTCCGATCCGAAACACTCGCCCAGGCAGAATTGCGTGCCCGGCAACTGAACGACTCAGTCGCCCAGCAGGTCGCGATACTGATCCGCTATGTCGATTTCGCCGCGCAAGAACTCGGCGAAACCTATATCGATGGCAAATTGAGCGAGTTCCGCAAGCAGGTGGACGAAGTTGAAGAACGTTTTCCGGAACAATCGCTGCTGCAGATCGCCGTGATCGATGCCCAAGGTTATCTCGCCTACTCCAACCTCGGCATGAAGGAACGGGTATACCTGGGTGACCGCGAACACTTCAAGGCACATTTGGGGAGCGATAAGACGCAGCTGTTTGTCAGCGCTCCCGTGTTGGGCAGGGTCTCCAGGCAATGGTCCATCCAGTTCACCAGGCCGCTCCTGCGCCACGGCCGGTTTGCAGGTGTCATCGTCCTCTCGCTGTCGCCTGAGTATCTGCACAAGACATTGCGCGAGTTGTCGTTGGGGCGAGAAGACTCGATAGCGATCTTCCGGCAAAGCGGGGAATACCTTGCGCGTAACGTGGACAACGAGATCGCGCTTGGCAAAGCGGTAGGGCCACGTCCGTTTCTCGGTCCCGATGCGCCATCTGGCGGGCTGTTCAAGTCCAAGGCCTATTTCGACAACGTGGTCCGCTTGTTCCAATGGCGCCGCCTCAGCGATGCCCCGGTCGTCGTTGTGCTGGGGCTGAGCGAAACAGCCTTGCTGAAGCCGGTCGATGCGATCATTCACAAGAACCGCTGGCAAGCCGGTATCGCAACGGCCCTGCTCTGGCTGTTGACGCTCGGAGCCATCCTGCTGTTGCAACGCCTGAGTTCGCAGCAGAAATTGATCGTGCGGCACGCACAGCGATTGCAGGCAACGAGTAACGACCTGCAAGAGAGCGAGAAGCGCTTGCGCACCATCTTCGAAACCGAGCCGGAATGCATCAAGGTCGTGGATCGCAATGGGGAACTGGTGGAAATGAATCAGGCAGGCCTGGCGATGCTGGAAGCAGCTACCCTGGAGGAAGCACGACAGAAAAAACTGATCGACTATGTCGCCCCGGAGGATCAGGCTGCTTTTTTAGCATTGCATCGCCGCGTGATGAATGGAGAAAGCGCTGTTCTGGAGTTCAAGATCACCGGGCTCAAGGGCACTTTGCATCACCTGGAAACCCATGCCACTCCGATGCCCGATGCGAATGGCAATATCTCGCTACTGCTCGGCATCACCCGCGATGTCACAGCCAGCATGCACGCCAAACAGCAGTTGCGCATCGCGGCCACTGCGTTCGAGTCGCAGGAAGGCATGCTGGTCACCGATGCCGTCGGGGCCATTCTGCGCGTGAACCAGGCCTTCACGCGGATCACTGGTTACACCGCTGATGAAGTCATCGGCAAGAATCCGCGCATCCTCAACTCGGGCCGGCACGATGCCTATTTCTACAAGGAGATGTGGGAAAGGATCAAACGTACCGGCGAGTGGGAGGGCGAAATATGGAATCGGCGCAAGAACGGAGATGTCTACCCTGAGCACCTTACCATCACCGCGGTCAAGGACGCCGGGGGGAACGTGGTGAATTATGTCGCGACCCTGATGGATATCACCGCAAGCAAGGCATCCGAAGAAGAGATCAGGAATCTGGCTTTCTTCGATCCGCTCACCCGGCTGCCCAACCGGCGGTTGCTGCAGGATCGCCTGCAACAGGCACTGGCTTCCTGCGGCCGGTCCGGCAAGAGTGGTGCGATACTTTTCATCGACCTGGATAATTTCAAGAATCTCAATGACACGCTCGGCCATGACATCGGCGATCTGCTGCTGGAAAAGGTCGCCATACGGCTGAGCAGTTGTGTGCGCGAAGGCGACACCGTTGCCCGCATCGGAGGCGACGAGTTCGTCGTGATGCTGGAAGACCTGAGCGACAACATCCTTGATGCAGCGGAACAGACCGAATCTGTCGGCAGCAAGATCCTCGCCTCCCTCAACGTGCCTTACCAGCTTGGCATACACACCTACGACAACAGCCCGAGCATCGGTGCGACCCTGTTCAACGACAACCATAATTCGATCGACGAACTGCTGAAACAGGCCGACATCGCCATGTATCAGGCAAAGAAGGCCGGGCGCAACACCATGCGCTTCTTCGATCCGCGCATGCAGCAATCGCTCAGCGCCCGCCTGGCACTCGAACTGGAATTGCGCAAGGCGATCGAAAAAGACCAGTTCCAGCTTTATTACCAGATCCAGGTCGATGAAACGCACCGCCCGCTGGGAGCCGAGGCACTGTTGCGCTGGATGCACCCCGAGCATGGCCTGATGGCGCCCGCAGAATTCATACCGATGGCGGAAGAAACAGGCTTGATCGTCCCCATCGGCTGGTGGGTGCTCGAAACCGCTTGCACCCAGCTCAAGGCATGGGAGAAGGATCCACTCACCCGCAACCTGGTCCTATCCATCAACGTGAGTGCCAAGCAATTCCACCAGCCCGATTTCGTGGATCAGGTACAGGCTGCCGTGGATCACTATGGCATCGACCCTGCCCTGCTGAAGCTGGAGCTCACTGAAAGCATCCTGCTGGAGAATGTCGACACCACGATCAAGCGGATGTCCGCATTGAAAAAGACCGGGGTCGGCTTTTCGCTGGACGACTTCGGTACCGGTTATTCTTCCCTGCAATACCTCAAACGTCTGCCGCTCGATCAGCTCAAGATAGATCAGTCGTTCATGCAGGAGATCACTTCCGACAGCAGCGACATGGCTATCGTGAGCACCATCATCGCCATGGCTCAAAGCATGCAGATGGGTGTCATCGCCGAAGGTGTAGAGACGGAAGAACAACGGCAGCTCCTCCTGCGAAAGGGCTGCAATCACTTTCAGGGATATCTGTTCAGCAAACCCGTTCCTGTAGAACAATTCGAGAAACTGCTGCATCGTGGCTGA
- the pstS gene encoding phosphate ABC transporter substrate-binding protein PstS: MNLKALSKALGVCALVISASAMADDVTGAGSTAIYPVLSQWANTYKDKTGNSINYQSIGSGGGIKMIKEKTVNFGDSDMPLTPDQLKEANLVQFPVVIIGITPIVNVPGVKPGEMILDGKVLADIYMGKITKWNDKAITALNPKLHLPDLDITVVHRADGSGTTFYFTDYLSKVSQEWKDKVGSNTSVQWPAGMGGKGSEGVASYVAQVKGSIGYDEYAYAMQTHLTWTRMVNSAGKIVSPAPKHFQAASAKTDFAHASDFYTIMTNAPGAESWPLTATTYFLLRTDSAKEDNAKVVKFAKWFLHNGQEQAAKLDYVPLPEATIKLIESYTKTKLGV, translated from the coding sequence ATGAACTTGAAAGCACTTTCCAAAGCACTGGGCGTATGCGCACTGGTTATCAGCGCAAGCGCAATGGCAGATGACGTAACTGGCGCAGGCAGCACGGCGATCTACCCGGTTCTGTCGCAATGGGCTAACACCTACAAGGACAAGACCGGCAATTCGATCAACTACCAGTCCATCGGCTCCGGTGGCGGCATCAAGATGATCAAGGAAAAGACTGTCAATTTCGGCGACAGCGACATGCCATTGACACCTGATCAGCTCAAGGAAGCCAATCTGGTGCAATTCCCCGTCGTGATCATCGGCATCACCCCGATCGTGAACGTGCCTGGCGTGAAGCCCGGCGAAATGATCCTGGACGGCAAGGTCCTGGCTGACATCTACATGGGCAAGATCACCAAGTGGAACGACAAGGCTATCACAGCCCTGAATCCGAAACTGCACCTGCCTGACCTGGACATCACCGTTGTGCATCGCGCTGACGGTTCCGGTACCACTTTCTACTTCACCGACTACCTGTCCAAGGTCAGCCAGGAATGGAAGGACAAAGTGGGTTCCAATACTTCCGTGCAATGGCCAGCAGGCATGGGCGGCAAGGGCAGCGAAGGCGTTGCATCCTATGTTGCTCAGGTCAAGGGTTCCATCGGCTATGACGAATACGCTTACGCGATGCAGACGCACCTGACCTGGACACGCATGGTCAACAGCGCAGGCAAGATCGTTTCTCCAGCACCCAAGCACTTCCAGGCAGCATCGGCCAAGACAGACTTCGCTCACGCCAGCGACTTCTACACCATCATGACCAATGCACCGGGTGCGGAAAGCTGGCCTCTGACAGCCACGACCTACTTCCTGCTGCGCACTGACTCTGCCAAAGAGGACAATGCGAAGGTGGTCAAGTTTGCAAAATGGTTCCTGCACAACGGCCAAGAGCAGGCTGCCAAGCTTGACTACGTGCCGCTGCCGGAAGCCACTATCAAGCTGATCGAAAGCTACACCAAGACCAAGCTGGGCGTTTAA
- a CDS encoding rhodanese-like domain-containing protein: MTDYNICIGMPTVEALHLGKPVTIQREQNPAAIIRADYAPTARKCPPYCIQPMQLAPGVETLGELEVLDCLKRIREGERNLMVVDSRTPDWYAKGTIPGAANIPYAQNMAGEATDLPGLKRTLIESFGVKETAGAYDFSNACTLAVFCNGPWCGQTPNYIRTLLSLGYPASKLKWYRGGMQDWCSLGLTVI; encoded by the coding sequence ATGACCGATTACAACATTTGCATCGGCATGCCGACGGTGGAAGCACTCCATCTTGGCAAACCCGTCACCATCCAGCGCGAACAGAACCCTGCCGCAATCATTCGGGCCGACTATGCCCCTACTGCACGCAAGTGCCCGCCCTACTGCATCCAGCCGATGCAGCTGGCGCCGGGAGTGGAGACACTGGGCGAACTTGAAGTGCTGGACTGCCTGAAGCGCATACGCGAGGGCGAACGCAATCTCATGGTCGTCGATTCGCGCACGCCGGACTGGTATGCGAAAGGCACCATTCCCGGTGCAGCCAACATCCCTTATGCGCAGAACATGGCTGGAGAAGCCACCGACCTGCCCGGCCTGAAAAGGACGCTGATCGAATCGTTCGGCGTGAAGGAGACTGCCGGGGCTTACGACTTCAGCAACGCTTGCACGCTCGCCGTCTTTTGCAATGGCCCTTGGTGCGGGCAGACACCGAACTATATCCGCACCCTGCTTTCTTTGGGTTACCCGGCAAGCAAATTGAAATGGTATCGCGGCGGCATGCAGGACTGGTGCTCACTGGGACTCACGGTGATCTGA
- a CDS encoding KTSC domain-containing protein: protein MEIKKINSGKLRAIGYDTRARILQVQLDNGDTLQYSGVGEDIWRRLSSSGAAWSFYRDNIEEEFTVKKVSGGTSAGKNPLDDLFGQK from the coding sequence ATGGAAATAAAGAAGATCAATTCCGGCAAGCTGCGCGCCATCGGCTACGACACGAGAGCGCGCATCCTGCAGGTGCAACTCGACAACGGCGACACGCTGCAATACAGCGGCGTTGGTGAAGACATTTGGCGTCGGCTCAGCAGCTCCGGTGCGGCCTGGAGTTTTTATCGCGACAATATCGAAGAGGAATTCACCGTGAAGAAAGTTTCAGGCGGCACATCTGCGGGAAAAAATCCGCTGGATGATCTGTTTGGTCAAAAATAA
- a CDS encoding PAS domain-containing protein, producing the protein MSNLLTAIQEKQKQENYRSVRRLLTILIGSVFFIEMVVMDILLSFTHMSKMADTLVDATLLSLLLFPIFYFLIFRPLTRNIAEREKTEAELRIAAVAFEIKDPTIITDASANIIRANQKFLERTGYNIDEIVGKNPRIFKSGLHNKKFYERMWHQLLQEGAWSGEIRIATKEGRILHPFWLTITAVKNAQQETTHYIGIYNF; encoded by the coding sequence ATGTCGAATCTGTTAACAGCGATACAAGAGAAACAAAAGCAGGAAAACTACCGATCGGTGCGAAGGCTGCTGACCATATTGATCGGCTCGGTATTTTTCATCGAAATGGTTGTGATGGATATTCTGCTTTCGTTCACGCATATGTCCAAAATGGCAGATACCCTGGTGGATGCCACACTGCTTTCGCTGCTGCTGTTCCCCATCTTCTACTTCCTCATTTTTCGCCCCCTGACCAGGAACATCGCCGAGCGCGAAAAAACCGAGGCCGAATTGCGCATCGCCGCTGTCGCGTTCGAGATCAAGGACCCGACCATCATCACCGATGCCAGTGCAAACATCATCCGAGCCAACCAGAAGTTCCTGGAAAGGACCGGATATAACATTGATGAGATCGTCGGCAAGAATCCCCGCATCTTCAAATCCGGGCTGCACAACAAGAAATTCTATGAACGGATGTGGCACCAGCTATTGCAGGAAGGCGCCTGGAGCGGCGAGATCCGCATCGCAACCAAGGAGGGGCGCATCCTCCACCCATTCTGGCTGACCATAACCGCGGTCAAGAATGCGCAACAGGAAACCACCCATTACATCGGCATCTACAATTTCTGA
- a CDS encoding CBS domain-containing protein gives MKTIAQILAEKTKPLTTVSPDDTVHYALVLMRERDIGAVMVVEQGKLIGVFTERDCLHKVSSLCLNPKEVLVREVMSTKVRYVTTAMGVSQCLALMTERFFRHLPVLDDQKNILGIVSIGDLVKARLSDQDFIIEQMERYITS, from the coding sequence ATGAAAACGATTGCACAGATACTTGCCGAAAAGACCAAACCTCTAACCACCGTATCCCCCGACGACACAGTACATTATGCGCTGGTGCTGATGCGCGAACGGGATATCGGCGCCGTCATGGTCGTTGAGCAGGGCAAATTGATTGGCGTCTTTACCGAACGCGACTGTCTGCACAAGGTCTCGTCGCTATGCCTGAATCCGAAAGAAGTCCTGGTGAGAGAGGTGATGTCCACGAAAGTGCGCTATGTGACGACGGCAATGGGGGTTTCCCAATGTCTGGCGTTGATGACTGAGAGGTTCTTCCGCCACTTGCCGGTACTGGACGACCAGAAGAACATTCTGGGTATCGTCTCGATCGGAGACCTGGTCAAGGCAAGGCTTTCCGACCAGGATTTCATCATCGAGCAGATGGAACGCTACATCACTTCCTGA
- a CDS encoding porin family protein, with translation MKLKAKSSAVALALFAMTSSAMAEGFYVAVDGGAMGYSNSHILSAWGIDFNAGGAITLGGGYNFNNYFGLEAGFTNTGDSTITTYGFYSKETLKSSAAQLAAVGTFPINDRFSMFLKAGVANTRIDYTYWSFGTTASASASKSHAMIGFGGQYNFNRHWGLRVQYQDYGKTQVGPVIANGVPQAGTTGDIGMALFSVGGVYNF, from the coding sequence ATGAAACTGAAAGCAAAATCATCGGCAGTGGCACTGGCTCTGTTCGCCATGACCTCTTCGGCAATGGCAGAAGGCTTTTACGTAGCGGTTGACGGTGGCGCAATGGGTTACAGCAATTCGCATATCCTTTCAGCCTGGGGTATCGACTTCAACGCGGGTGGCGCCATCACCTTGGGCGGCGGTTACAACTTCAATAACTATTTCGGCTTGGAAGCCGGGTTCACCAACACCGGCGATTCGACCATCACCACTTACGGTTTTTACTCAAAAGAGACGTTGAAATCTTCCGCTGCACAATTGGCTGCTGTCGGGACCTTCCCTATCAACGATCGTTTCAGCATGTTCCTCAAAGCGGGAGTGGCGAATACCAGGATCGATTACACGTATTGGTCGTTCGGCACTACCGCTTCTGCCAGTGCATCGAAGTCCCACGCAATGATAGGCTTCGGCGGTCAATACAACTTCAACCGGCACTGGGGCCTGCGCGTCCAGTACCAGGACTATGGCAAGACCCAGGTGGGGCCGGTCATCGCCAACGGTGTGCCGCAAGCGGGAACCACTGGCGACATCGGCATGGCGTTGTTCTCGGTCGGCGGCGTGTACAACTTCTGA